Proteins co-encoded in one Desulfitobacterium hafniense DCB-2 genomic window:
- the uvrB gene encoding excinuclease ABC subunit UvrB, whose protein sequence is MEFRLRAPYKPSGDQPQAIDALVESIHSGRRHQTLLGVTGSGKTFTMANIIEKVQRPTLILAHNKTLAAQLYTEFKEFFPENAVEYFVSYYDYYQPEAYVPSSDTYIEKDSSINDEIDKMRHSATAALFERRDVIVVASVSCIYGLGSPEEYRDLMVSLRQGQEIDRNDILKKLISIQYDRNDLAFERGTFRVRGDVVEVHPAGSSEHAVRIEMFGDEIEHIYEINVLTGEILGERRHVSIFPNSHYVTARDKVLVAAENIEKELEEQLRRFKDEDKLLEAQRLEQRTRYDLEMLREMGFCNGVENYSRHLTFREAGETPYTLLHFFPEDYLMMIDESHVTLPQVRGMYEGDRSRKTTLVDYGFRLPSALDNRPLKFAEFETLVPQRVYISATPGPYELEHCPQIVEQIIRPTGLLDPEISVRPTKGQIDDLIGEINQRIARDERVLVTTLTKKMAEDLTDYLKNLNMAVKYLHSDITTLERVEILRELRLGDIDVIVGINLLREGLDLPEVSLVAILDADKEGFLRAERSLIQTIGRAARNAQGKVIMYADQMTRSMEVAIGETNRRRAIQEAYNEKHGITPQTIRKKIYEIPEATKVAEKKAAYGSKMPAEELAELLKSLEQEMRLAAKDMDFERAAEIRDAMIELKGEENKYKRPTQGRARKREAAAPAGRKSGPRKRGG, encoded by the coding sequence GGGGGTGACAGGTTCAGGAAAAACCTTTACCATGGCCAACATCATCGAAAAAGTTCAACGGCCCACTCTGATTCTCGCCCATAATAAGACCTTAGCGGCTCAGCTTTACACTGAGTTCAAGGAATTCTTCCCGGAAAATGCAGTGGAATATTTCGTCAGTTATTATGATTATTATCAGCCGGAAGCTTATGTTCCTTCCAGCGATACCTATATAGAAAAGGATTCTTCGATCAATGATGAGATCGATAAAATGCGCCACTCCGCTACGGCGGCCTTGTTCGAACGGCGTGATGTGATTGTGGTGGCCAGTGTGTCCTGCATCTATGGCTTGGGTTCCCCTGAGGAATACCGGGATTTGATGGTTTCCCTGCGGCAGGGGCAGGAAATTGACCGCAATGACATTCTCAAAAAGCTCATCTCCATTCAGTACGATCGCAATGATCTGGCTTTTGAACGGGGAACTTTCCGTGTCCGGGGAGATGTGGTGGAAGTCCATCCCGCCGGCTCCAGTGAGCATGCTGTTCGGATCGAAATGTTCGGGGATGAAATCGAACATATTTACGAGATCAATGTCCTTACCGGTGAAATTTTGGGAGAACGCCGGCATGTCTCCATTTTCCCGAATTCTCACTATGTCACGGCACGGGATAAAGTATTGGTAGCTGCTGAGAATATTGAAAAGGAATTGGAAGAGCAGCTCAGACGGTTTAAGGATGAAGACAAACTTTTGGAAGCTCAGCGTTTAGAGCAGAGAACCCGCTATGATCTGGAGATGCTGAGGGAAATGGGATTTTGCAATGGCGTTGAAAACTATTCCCGCCATTTAACCTTCCGGGAGGCCGGAGAAACTCCTTATACCCTTTTGCACTTTTTCCCGGAAGATTACCTGATGATGATTGACGAATCCCATGTCACGCTGCCTCAGGTCCGGGGTATGTATGAAGGGGACCGTTCCCGTAAAACCACTCTGGTAGACTACGGATTCCGGCTGCCCTCTGCTTTGGATAACCGCCCCTTAAAGTTTGCTGAATTTGAAACGCTGGTCCCTCAGCGGGTTTATATCAGTGCTACTCCCGGGCCTTATGAGCTGGAACATTGCCCCCAGATTGTGGAGCAAATTATTCGCCCTACCGGGCTTTTGGATCCGGAGATTTCGGTCCGGCCCACCAAGGGCCAGATCGATGATCTGATCGGGGAAATCAACCAAAGGATTGCCCGGGATGAGCGGGTGCTCGTCACTACCCTGACCAAAAAGATGGCAGAGGATTTAACGGATTACCTGAAAAATCTCAATATGGCCGTTAAATACCTCCACTCCGATATTACAACCCTGGAGCGGGTGGAGATCCTGCGGGAATTGCGTTTGGGAGATATCGATGTCATCGTGGGCATCAATCTGCTCCGGGAGGGCTTGGACCTTCCCGAGGTTTCCCTGGTGGCTATTCTCGATGCGGACAAAGAGGGTTTTCTCCGTGCCGAGCGCTCCCTGATTCAGACCATTGGCCGCGCCGCCCGGAATGCCCAGGGAAAAGTCATCATGTATGCGGACCAAATGACCCGCTCCATGGAAGTGGCCATCGGCGAAACCAACCGCCGCCGGGCCATCCAGGAAGCCTATAATGAAAAGCATGGGATTACCCCTCAGACCATTCGCAAGAAAATCTACGAAATCCCGGAAGCCACTAAGGTGGCGGAAAAGAAAGCAGCCTATGGATCAAAAATGCCGGCCGAGGAATTGGCTGAGCTGCTCAAAAGTCTGGAACAGGAGATGCGCTTAGCCGCTAAAGATATGGACTTTGAACGGGCAGCGGAGATCCGGGATGCGATGATCGAGCTTAAAGGGGAAGAGAATAAGTATAAGCGGCCCACCCAGGGCCGTGCCCGCAAGCGAGAGGCGGCGGCTCCGGCAGGGCGTAAGAGTGGGCCCAGGAAGAGGGGCGGGTAG